In Rothia mucilaginosa, one genomic interval encodes:
- a CDS encoding restriction endonuclease — MQQETSWEALPEEARTLSVAAAFSLLRHFERAQDRGEKVFFPDMYTPVGVDLGFNMTQRFIAVGDNVLFREALNKLIAALVNADYLEVSLSQLHPGNLHYTLSEAGRELLGTPKEQQAQALLPVLPLLSGVYLYYLKQFYPVLLSHITVHELLPIVLSVTPSYPAAAPVKIRELVLRECGFVQGWYGLSYLEQRIIEPVIAQALSLLTREGYLRTKTIHEHTDSPLTLYSLSPSAKDLVERYEETGVPASELSSVLALVKDEGASITAEDIAATDALLTHMGVLLLDTLNDHGADVELSLPSLEQVFDRDERIQQASSNPYFVQIDAQDYLYDVLTAHHYLSERETVYSLGPAFAPALAQMAEPSVQKLVASALLDPAAVDALPYPHQLLYPILKLVEENPRISYYDIYDELKIALDIPYLQGEVAPHRYKLTPRLRNRYSVAMHVLKGERYLNALREGTGRTSRKNPERYELSEAGKELLKRFPEGAPEAVTARMAPLPPQSLKHKLPQDIAAELQAREEALQAAKEARAAERQARLAAREGASREPLAPVPGASPALLARPAGSPVAATVQATTVQAPAEVPAAPVAEATAQPAVPAPAVSAPVAAPVQPVVSAPAVSTPAVSTAEPSTALQVAAAQVREALKRYRQVFRREALAPALAQVSEERFRSIGFDLFLMRGYTVEALDAQGVDGVATPASGEKERAFYVRTLRPVAGGVLSASVQPQDITAFFLAIHARGGQLGTFITNAAFSDEAYDEFIRCSTKYPNILVDLVSGDELQDRLIAHRLGVVEGANGLLELNGEYFAG; from the coding sequence TTGCAGCAGGAAACCTCGTGGGAGGCCCTACCCGAGGAAGCACGCACTCTCAGCGTTGCGGCGGCTTTCTCTCTGCTCCGCCATTTTGAGCGCGCTCAGGATCGTGGCGAGAAGGTTTTCTTCCCCGATATGTACACCCCCGTAGGTGTGGACCTGGGGTTCAACATGACTCAGCGTTTCATTGCGGTCGGTGACAATGTTCTCTTCCGTGAGGCGCTCAATAAGCTGATCGCGGCACTGGTCAATGCTGACTATCTTGAGGTGTCCCTCAGCCAGCTACATCCGGGCAACTTGCACTACACCCTCAGCGAGGCTGGCCGCGAACTGCTCGGCACCCCGAAGGAACAGCAGGCGCAGGCGCTTCTGCCGGTTCTGCCCCTCCTCAGCGGCGTGTACCTCTACTACCTGAAGCAGTTCTACCCGGTTCTGCTCTCGCACATTACCGTGCATGAGCTTCTGCCCATCGTTCTGAGCGTGACCCCCTCCTACCCCGCGGCGGCGCCCGTGAAGATTCGCGAGCTGGTGCTGCGCGAGTGCGGTTTTGTGCAGGGCTGGTACGGTCTGTCGTACCTGGAGCAGCGCATTATTGAGCCGGTGATTGCTCAGGCGCTGAGCCTGCTGACCCGCGAGGGCTACCTGCGCACCAAGACGATTCACGAGCACACGGATTCTCCGCTGACTCTGTACTCGCTGTCGCCTTCCGCGAAGGACCTCGTGGAACGCTACGAAGAGACCGGCGTGCCGGCGAGCGAGCTGAGCTCCGTGCTGGCGCTGGTGAAGGATGAGGGCGCCTCCATTACGGCTGAGGATATTGCCGCAACCGATGCTCTGCTGACCCATATGGGCGTTCTTCTGCTCGACACCCTCAACGACCATGGCGCCGATGTGGAGCTGAGCCTTCCGAGCCTGGAGCAGGTCTTTGACCGCGACGAGCGCATCCAGCAGGCCTCCTCGAACCCCTATTTTGTGCAGATTGACGCGCAGGATTACCTCTACGATGTGCTGACCGCCCACCACTACCTCTCTGAGCGCGAGACCGTCTACTCGCTGGGTCCTGCTTTCGCGCCGGCTCTGGCGCAGATGGCTGAGCCGAGCGTTCAGAAGCTGGTGGCCTCGGCCCTGCTGGATCCTGCGGCGGTGGACGCTCTGCCGTACCCGCATCAGCTGCTGTACCCGATTCTGAAGCTCGTGGAGGAGAACCCGCGTATCTCCTACTACGACATCTACGATGAGTTGAAGATCGCCCTGGATATCCCGTACCTGCAGGGTGAGGTTGCTCCGCACCGTTATAAGCTGACCCCGCGTCTGCGTAACCGCTATTCGGTGGCGATGCACGTGCTCAAGGGCGAACGCTACCTGAACGCTCTGCGTGAGGGTACCGGTCGTACCTCCCGTAAGAACCCGGAGCGTTATGAGCTGAGCGAGGCGGGTAAGGAGCTGCTCAAGCGATTCCCGGAGGGCGCTCCGGAGGCGGTGACCGCCCGCATGGCGCCGCTGCCGCCGCAGTCGCTCAAGCACAAGCTGCCTCAGGATATTGCGGCTGAGTTGCAGGCTCGTGAGGAGGCTCTTCAGGCCGCTAAGGAGGCGCGCGCGGCGGAGCGTCAGGCTCGTCTGGCTGCTCGTGAGGGTGCTTCTCGTGAGCCGTTGGCTCCGGTGCCGGGTGCTTCTCCGGCGTTGTTGGCGCGTCCGGCTGGTTCGCCGGTAGCGGCTACTGTCCAAGCGACTACTGTCCAGGCACCCGCTGAGGTTCCGGCGGCACCGGTCGCTGAGGCTACCGCCCAGCCTGCTGTGCCCGCTCCTGCTGTTTCTGCGCCCGTTGCAGCTCCTGTTCAGCCGGTTGTTTCCGCTCCTGCTGTGTCCACTCCGGCTGTTTCGACTGCTGAGCCCTCGACCGCGCTGCAGGTGGCTGCCGCTCAGGTGCGTGAGGCGCTGAAGCGTTACCGTCAGGTCTTCCGCCGCGAGGCGCTGGCTCCGGCACTCGCTCAGGTGTCTGAGGAGCGCTTCCGTAGCATTGGTTTCGATCTGTTCCTGATGCGCGGCTACACGGTAGAGGCTCTGGATGCTCAGGGCGTGGACGGCGTAGCAACCCCCGCCTCCGGCGAAAAAGAACGCGCGTTCTACGTGCGTACTCTGCGCCCGGTAGCTGGCGGTGTGCTCTCCGCAAGCGTTCAGCCGCAGGATATTACCGCATTCTTCCTGGCGATTCACGCCCGCGGCGGTCAGCTCGGCACCTTCATCACGAACGCTGCGTTCAGCGATGAGGCGTACGACGAGTTCATCCGCTGCTCGACCAAGTACCCGAACATTCTGGTGGACTTGGTCTCCGGCGATGAGCTGCAGGACCGCCTCATTGCGCACCGCCTCGGCGTGGTCGAGGGTGCGAACGGTCTGCTGGAACTCAACGGTGAATACTTCGCCGGCTAG
- a CDS encoding DUF885 domain-containing protein — protein MSTYQELPSIYRLKRSLTDVDQIANEYFEKVLDLNPVQATELGRKGVETLYPDYSPAGEKAFARLAKKTLKKVDRVLPIDDVDLVTLDALQERLSLYRKQYKAGFGGWQLNNIASVPQEVRSVFDLMKRNTQQDWEHIIGRMHRVTEALEGYIQTLEAAREEGKVAPRRQVDIVIEQTAAYYAPGGFFDELAAEVAEAVPSLKDEAAAGAEAAKEGYRRLNSYLVEKLQPVAPSRDAVGRKAYSLHSRSFLGTTIDLDETYAWGVKELESIIARQREVAEEIEPGASIERAKQLLDEDPARQLHGTDELKAWMQKLADAAVENLAGSHFEIGGPMRRIECCIAPTNEGGIYYTGPSPDFSRPGRMWWSVPEGEDTFTTWRETSTVYHEGVPGHHLQIAIATALQGTMNSWRTNMLWVSGHGEGWALYAERLMEELGYLKDPGDRMGMLNAQRMRAARVVFDIGVHCEMPIPDEWAEQLGVEQGTIWTSELGYEFLKLNLDESEGHLRFEFLRYLGWPGQAPSYKIGERLWLELRDQALRRGDDMRAFHTRALLLGSVGLDTLRRALTDEMMLPLDTEDDDDEDDE, from the coding sequence ATGAGCACTTACCAGGAACTTCCCAGCATCTACCGATTGAAGCGCTCGCTGACCGACGTCGATCAGATTGCTAACGAATATTTTGAAAAGGTCCTCGACCTGAACCCCGTCCAGGCGACCGAACTTGGTCGTAAAGGCGTAGAGACCCTATACCCCGACTACTCGCCCGCCGGCGAGAAGGCTTTTGCGCGCCTTGCGAAGAAGACTTTGAAGAAGGTTGACCGCGTTCTGCCTATTGACGACGTTGACCTGGTCACCCTGGATGCTCTGCAGGAGCGCCTGAGCCTGTACCGCAAGCAGTACAAGGCTGGTTTTGGTGGCTGGCAGCTGAACAATATTGCCTCCGTCCCGCAGGAGGTGCGCTCGGTTTTTGACCTGATGAAGCGCAACACCCAGCAGGACTGGGAGCACATTATTGGTCGTATGCACCGCGTGACCGAGGCGTTGGAGGGCTACATCCAGACTCTTGAGGCGGCTCGTGAAGAGGGCAAGGTTGCCCCGCGCCGCCAGGTGGATATTGTCATTGAGCAGACCGCCGCATACTACGCTCCCGGTGGTTTCTTTGACGAGCTCGCCGCCGAGGTCGCCGAAGCGGTCCCCTCCTTGAAGGATGAGGCTGCCGCCGGTGCCGAGGCTGCGAAGGAAGGCTACCGCCGCCTCAACAGCTACCTGGTGGAGAAGCTGCAGCCGGTCGCTCCCTCCCGCGACGCTGTGGGCCGTAAGGCGTACAGCCTGCACTCCCGTTCGTTCCTGGGTACCACCATTGACCTGGACGAAACCTACGCCTGGGGCGTGAAGGAACTGGAGAGCATTATTGCTCGTCAGCGTGAGGTTGCCGAGGAGATTGAGCCGGGCGCAAGCATTGAGCGTGCAAAGCAGCTGCTCGATGAGGATCCGGCGCGTCAGCTGCACGGCACCGATGAGCTGAAGGCGTGGATGCAGAAGCTCGCCGACGCCGCGGTAGAGAACCTGGCTGGCAGCCACTTCGAAATTGGCGGCCCCATGCGCCGCATTGAGTGCTGCATTGCGCCCACGAACGAGGGCGGTATTTACTACACCGGCCCCTCCCCCGATTTCTCGCGTCCGGGTCGCATGTGGTGGTCGGTTCCCGAGGGTGAGGACACGTTCACTACCTGGCGTGAAACCTCCACCGTGTACCACGAGGGCGTTCCGGGCCACCACCTGCAGATCGCTATCGCTACGGCTCTGCAGGGCACCATGAACTCCTGGCGCACGAACATGCTGTGGGTTTCCGGTCACGGTGAGGGCTGGGCACTGTACGCCGAGCGCCTCATGGAGGAACTGGGCTACCTGAAGGATCCGGGTGACCGCATGGGCATGCTGAACGCTCAGCGTATGCGCGCCGCCCGCGTGGTCTTCGATATTGGTGTTCACTGCGAGATGCCGATTCCCGATGAGTGGGCTGAGCAGCTGGGCGTTGAGCAGGGCACCATCTGGACTTCTGAGCTGGGTTACGAGTTCTTGAAGCTGAACCTGGACGAGTCCGAGGGTCACCTGCGTTTCGAGTTCCTGCGTTACCTGGGTTGGCCGGGTCAGGCGCCGAGCTACAAGATTGGCGAGCGCCTCTGGCTGGAGCTGCGCGATCAGGCTCTGCGCCGCGGCGATGACATGCGTGCGTTCCACACGCGTGCGCTTCTGCTTGGTTCGGTGGGTCTGGACACTCTGCGCCGCGCCCTGACCGATGAGATGATGCTTCCTCTGGATACTGAGGATGACGACGACGAGGACGACGAATAA
- a CDS encoding glutathionylspermidine synthase family protein: MRREEFPVGRPDWENVIIEEGLTYSVDGPHDTDHYWNEYAAYIFSPQEMDSVRAQAEEMHRMCLETVEYIASGAFGTLGLPQAAFNLAVESWNRRDADFYGRFDFTYSGVPGDPMKLLEYNADTPTGIVEAAVSQKTWAKDQRLDTRGYAHWGEIGEAFTNRWRHIFAPEITAGVKPVLHLAHVSPEIDENNEDYNNLWLIAYAAQQAGIKTHMIPIDEVIFNEETKSWEDAQGRAITNLFKLYPWEDLVTDSEAGYDKLLFAYHGAMDRWIEPAWKMFLSNKLLLAALWDKYPGHPNLVPTYAGHRGGMRNWVRKPIFGREGDGVEIYAPDYDVFIKPEDDDFFANAPESEFIYQEYIPAPRYEGIINPVSHPILGVWVVDGRTVGVGIRESNGALTDYWCRFAPHLVDLNDSTGMGFGTTDPGTANFG; the protein is encoded by the coding sequence ATGCGCCGCGAAGAATTTCCCGTCGGCCGACCCGACTGGGAGAACGTCATCATTGAGGAAGGCCTCACCTACAGCGTGGACGGCCCCCACGACACCGACCACTACTGGAACGAATACGCCGCCTACATTTTCAGCCCGCAAGAAATGGACTCTGTGCGCGCCCAGGCGGAAGAAATGCACCGCATGTGCCTGGAAACCGTCGAGTATATTGCCTCCGGCGCGTTCGGTACCCTCGGCCTGCCCCAGGCGGCGTTCAACCTCGCCGTAGAATCCTGGAACCGCCGCGACGCCGACTTCTACGGACGCTTCGACTTCACCTATTCGGGCGTGCCCGGCGACCCCATGAAGCTGCTCGAATACAACGCCGACACCCCCACCGGTATCGTGGAGGCGGCAGTCAGCCAGAAAACCTGGGCGAAAGACCAGCGCCTCGACACCCGCGGCTACGCCCACTGGGGCGAAATCGGTGAAGCCTTCACCAACCGTTGGCGCCACATCTTTGCCCCCGAAATCACCGCCGGCGTGAAGCCCGTACTGCATCTGGCGCACGTGAGCCCCGAGATTGACGAGAACAACGAGGACTACAACAACCTCTGGCTCATCGCCTACGCGGCGCAGCAGGCGGGCATCAAAACCCACATGATTCCCATCGACGAAGTCATCTTCAACGAAGAAACCAAGAGCTGGGAAGACGCCCAAGGGCGCGCCATCACCAATCTCTTCAAGCTCTACCCCTGGGAAGACCTGGTCACCGACAGCGAAGCAGGCTACGACAAGCTCCTCTTCGCCTACCACGGCGCTATGGACCGCTGGATCGAGCCGGCGTGGAAGATGTTCCTCTCCAATAAGCTGCTGCTCGCCGCGCTCTGGGATAAATACCCGGGCCACCCGAACCTCGTACCCACCTACGCGGGCCACCGCGGCGGCATGCGCAACTGGGTTCGCAAACCCATCTTCGGACGCGAAGGCGACGGCGTAGAAATCTACGCCCCCGACTACGACGTCTTCATCAAACCCGAAGACGACGACTTCTTCGCCAACGCCCCCGAAAGCGAATTCATCTACCAGGAGTACATCCCGGCACCGCGCTACGAAGGCATTATCAACCCGGTCAGCCACCCCATCCTCGGCGTGTGGGTGGTCGACGGACGCACCGTAGGCGTGGGTATCCGCGAATCGAACGGCGCGCTCACCGACTATTGGTGCCGCTTCGCCCCGCACCTGGTGGATCTGAACGACTCCACCGGCATGGGGTTCGGCACCACCGACCCCGGCACCGCAAACTTCGGATAG
- a CDS encoding dicarboxylate/amino acid:cation symporter, producing the protein MSTPHASSRSPLPKWATSFGNQIIASLILGIVLGALALALGGDAKSNPNWLMVTLDTIGSSYVTLLKAAVVPLIFTAVVASISNLSQVTNAARLAVNTLIWFAITAFFAVLIGIAMGLIVQPGVGAQVQGNAYTGSTGSWTAFLTGLIPVNFLGLGVSAKSGDSGITASASFNVLQILVISGAVGIAALKVGESAKPFIDVVKSALAIIQKILWWIIRLAPLGTVGLIAKAVFAYGWASMGSLVAFVIALYIGLLLVFLVVYPIIVRANGLSVRQYFSGVWPALQLGFVSRSSMGSMPMTQTVAERNLGVPRAYASFAVPLGATTKMDGCASVYPALAAIFVAQFYGIQLDFTQYLLIVMVSVLGSAATAGTTGAIVMLTLTLSTLGLPLDGVGLLLAIDPIVDMGRTALNVAGQALVPAIVARREGILDEELYNAPRSEGGFVAQEFYDERIAGEAQRLHEVEDAVRR; encoded by the coding sequence ATGTCTACACCGCATGCATCATCTCGTTCACCTCTGCCCAAGTGGGCTACTTCTTTCGGCAACCAAATCATTGCCTCCCTCATTCTGGGTATTGTTCTCGGCGCGCTCGCTCTCGCACTGGGTGGGGACGCGAAGAGCAACCCCAACTGGCTCATGGTGACCTTAGATACCATCGGCTCCTCCTACGTCACCCTGCTGAAGGCTGCTGTTGTTCCGCTGATTTTCACCGCCGTGGTCGCCTCCATCTCGAACCTGTCGCAGGTGACGAACGCGGCGCGTCTGGCGGTTAACACGCTCATCTGGTTTGCGATTACCGCGTTCTTCGCGGTGCTCATTGGTATTGCAATGGGCCTGATTGTCCAGCCGGGCGTGGGCGCGCAGGTGCAGGGCAATGCGTACACCGGCTCGACCGGTTCGTGGACCGCATTCCTGACCGGTCTGATTCCGGTGAACTTCCTGGGTCTGGGTGTCAGCGCTAAGTCCGGTGATTCAGGCATCACCGCCTCGGCATCCTTTAACGTGCTGCAGATCCTGGTCATTTCCGGCGCGGTCGGCATTGCCGCACTGAAGGTCGGCGAGTCCGCTAAGCCGTTCATTGACGTGGTCAAGAGCGCCCTGGCGATTATTCAGAAGATTCTGTGGTGGATTATTCGCCTGGCACCGCTGGGCACCGTGGGTCTGATCGCTAAGGCAGTGTTCGCGTACGGTTGGGCGTCGATGGGTTCGCTGGTCGCGTTCGTTATCGCCCTCTACATTGGCCTGCTGCTGGTCTTCCTCGTGGTCTACCCGATTATTGTTCGCGCGAACGGCCTGTCGGTCCGCCAGTACTTCTCGGGCGTGTGGCCGGCGCTTCAGCTGGGCTTCGTGTCCCGCTCCTCCATGGGTTCGATGCCGATGACCCAGACCGTTGCCGAACGCAACCTGGGTGTTCCCCGCGCCTACGCATCCTTCGCGGTTCCGCTGGGTGCGACCACCAAGATGGACGGTTGTGCCTCGGTTTACCCGGCTCTTGCCGCGATCTTCGTGGCTCAGTTCTACGGTATTCAGCTGGACTTCACCCAGTACCTGCTGATTGTGATGGTGTCCGTGCTCGGTTCGGCTGCGACTGCCGGTACGACCGGCGCTATCGTGATGCTGACCCTGACCCTTTCCACTCTGGGTCTGCCGCTGGACGGCGTGGGTCTGCTCCTGGCGATCGACCCGATTGTTGATATGGGCCGTACCGCTCTGAACGTTGCCGGTCAGGCTCTGGTTCCCGCGATTGTGGCTCGCCGCGAGGGCATTCTGGACGAGGAGCTCTACAACGCTCCCCGTTCGGAGGGCGGCTTCGTGGCTCAGGAATTCTACGATGAGCGCATCGCCGGTGAGGCGCAGCGACTTCACGAGGTGGAGGACGCGGTACGCCGCTAA
- a CDS encoding Maf family protein has product MTTSASPTRLILASASPARRKLLEDSRIAFTVRVSSVDEDAALATANEQARAQGRAGLTPAETASLLAQLKAQAVAAELAAEGVRDALVLGCDSVFEFEGVAYGKPHTAEAARERISAMSGNYGVLHTGHALVDLRDIEPGAELPAASELPTVAELPAVAELCSATVHFDTLSPEEIEAYIATGEPLWVAGSFTLDGYGSAFIRGIEGEFHTVVGLSIHALRDMLRRREVAVTELWLAPEDED; this is encoded by the coding sequence ATGACTACCAGCGCTTCACCGACCCGACTGATTCTTGCCTCCGCCTCCCCGGCGCGCCGCAAGCTCCTGGAAGACTCCCGCATCGCGTTCACGGTGCGCGTCTCCTCCGTAGATGAGGACGCCGCACTCGCCACCGCCAACGAGCAGGCGCGAGCGCAGGGCCGTGCGGGACTCACCCCGGCTGAAACCGCCTCCCTGCTGGCGCAGTTGAAGGCGCAGGCCGTTGCCGCCGAACTTGCCGCCGAGGGTGTGCGCGATGCGCTGGTTCTGGGATGCGATTCGGTCTTCGAGTTTGAGGGTGTTGCCTACGGCAAGCCGCACACCGCCGAGGCGGCGCGCGAGCGCATCAGCGCCATGAGTGGCAACTACGGCGTGTTGCATACCGGTCACGCGCTCGTGGATTTGCGCGACATTGAGCCGGGTGCCGAACTGCCCGCCGCTTCTGAGCTACCCACTGTTGCTGAGCTACCCGCTGTTGCTGAGCTATGCAGCGCTACCGTCCACTTCGATACGCTCAGCCCCGAAGAGATTGAGGCGTACATTGCTACCGGCGAGCCGCTCTGGGTGGCCGGTTCCTTTACCCTGGACGGCTACGGTTCGGCGTTTATTCGCGGTATTGAGGGCGAGTTCCACACGGTGGTGGGCCTGTCCATCCACGCGCTACGCGATATGCTGCGCCGCCGCGAGGTTGCTGTGACCGAATTGTGGCTAGCGCCCGAAGACGAGGATTAG
- a CDS encoding acetyl/propionyl/methylcrotonyl-CoA carboxylase subunit alpha, translating to MTQHQAEAAKKFTAVPGRHTGPVSKILIANRGEIAVRVIRAARDEGLQTVAVYADPDRDAQHVKLADEAYALGGATAAQSYLVMDKLIEIAIRSGADAVHPGYGFLSENAQFAQKCIDAGLTWIGPSPESITQLGDKVAARHIAQKVGAPLVPGTKDPVKSADEVVAFADEHGLPIAVKAAFGGGGRGIKVARDRESIVEMYESAVREATAAFGRGECFIERFLDSPRHVETQCLADAHGNVVVVSTRDCSLQRRNQKLVEEAPAPYLSDEQNERLYEASRAILREAGYQGAGTCEFLVGTDGTISFLEVNTRLQVEHPVSEEISGLDLVREQFRIARGEKIEEKDPVLRGHSFEFRINGEDAGRSFMPAPGTIEKMTVPTGPGVRWDSGFVAGDVIGGNFDSMLAKLIVTGADRKQALQRARRALAELSIEGMPTVIPFHRVVLDDPAFAPAEGGEFKVHTRWIETEFNNTIPMYSGAPGSVGSDEDERTTVVVEVNGKRMEVSLPDLGGGTKPAAKPASKTRKSRSARGAAKGGGDELTSPMQGTIVKVAASDGDTVAEGDLILVLEAMKMEQPITAHKAGKVSGLSAKAGDTVTSGAVLATIK from the coding sequence GTGACTCAGCACCAGGCAGAAGCCGCCAAGAAATTTACTGCAGTCCCCGGCCGCCACACCGGCCCGGTCAGCAAGATTCTAATCGCTAACCGCGGTGAAATTGCTGTCCGCGTGATTCGTGCAGCCCGCGATGAGGGCCTGCAGACCGTCGCCGTCTACGCTGACCCCGACCGCGACGCCCAGCACGTAAAGCTTGCCGATGAAGCCTACGCTCTCGGCGGCGCCACCGCGGCACAGTCCTACCTGGTCATGGACAAGCTCATTGAGATTGCTATCCGCTCCGGCGCTGACGCAGTGCACCCCGGTTACGGTTTCCTCTCTGAGAACGCGCAGTTCGCGCAGAAGTGCATCGACGCGGGCCTGACCTGGATTGGCCCCTCCCCCGAGTCCATTACCCAGCTGGGCGATAAGGTAGCGGCCCGCCACATCGCGCAGAAGGTGGGCGCTCCCCTGGTGCCCGGCACCAAGGACCCGGTCAAGTCCGCCGATGAGGTTGTTGCTTTCGCGGATGAGCACGGTCTGCCCATTGCGGTGAAGGCCGCATTCGGTGGCGGTGGCCGCGGCATTAAGGTGGCACGCGACCGCGAGAGCATTGTTGAGATGTACGAGTCCGCTGTTCGCGAGGCTACCGCGGCGTTCGGTCGCGGCGAGTGCTTCATCGAGCGCTTCCTGGATTCGCCCCGCCACGTTGAGACCCAGTGCCTGGCGGATGCGCACGGCAACGTTGTGGTGGTTTCCACCCGTGACTGCTCCCTGCAGCGCCGTAACCAAAAGCTCGTTGAGGAGGCGCCCGCCCCCTACCTGAGCGATGAGCAGAATGAGCGCCTGTACGAGGCGTCCCGCGCGATTCTGCGTGAGGCTGGCTACCAGGGCGCCGGCACCTGCGAGTTCCTGGTCGGCACCGACGGCACCATTTCCTTCCTTGAGGTCAACACTCGACTGCAGGTGGAGCACCCGGTCTCCGAGGAGATTTCCGGCCTGGACCTGGTTCGTGAGCAGTTCCGCATTGCTCGCGGCGAGAAGATTGAGGAGAAGGACCCGGTTCTGCGCGGTCACTCCTTCGAATTCCGTATTAACGGTGAGGATGCGGGCCGTTCCTTCATGCCCGCCCCCGGCACCATCGAGAAGATGACCGTGCCCACCGGCCCCGGTGTTCGCTGGGATTCCGGCTTCGTGGCTGGCGACGTTATCGGCGGTAACTTCGACTCCATGCTGGCTAAGCTCATTGTCACCGGCGCGGACCGCAAGCAGGCTCTGCAGCGTGCCCGCCGTGCCCTGGCTGAGCTGAGCATTGAGGGTATGCCCACCGTCATTCCGTTCCACCGCGTCGTGCTGGATGATCCCGCTTTCGCGCCGGCTGAGGGCGGCGAGTTCAAGGTGCACACCCGCTGGATTGAGACCGAGTTCAACAACACCATCCCCATGTACTCCGGTGCACCTGGTAGCGTGGGTTCCGATGAGGATGAGCGCACCACCGTGGTTGTCGAGGTCAACGGTAAGCGTATGGAGGTGTCCCTGCCTGATTTGGGTGGCGGCACTAAGCCTGCGGCTAAGCCCGCCTCCAAGACCCGCAAGTCTCGTTCGGCACGCGGCGCGGCAAAGGGTGGCGGCGACGAGCTGACCAGCCCCATGCAGGGCACCATCGTGAAGGTTGCGGCTTCTGACGGCGACACCGTTGCCGAGGGCGACCTGATTCTGGTGCTGGAGGCGATGAAGATGGAGCAGCCCATTACCGCGCACAAGGCGGGTAAGGTTTCGGGTCTGTCCGCTAAGGCCGGCGATACCGTCACCTCCGGTGCGGTGCTGGCGACCATCAAGTAA